Genomic segment of Candidatus Eisenbacteria bacterium:
TGCGGCGCGCCCGCGCGGCAGGAAGCCTAGCATGGCCCGACGGCGCGTTCGAACGCGACCGAGGTGCCTGGATGGCCGCGCGTGAGGCGGTCCGGAACGCAGCCCACACCGGGTCCGGAAGGCCCGCCCGATGCGCGCACCGCCTCGCCCACCGCGAGTGCGGTCCATCGGATAGGATGAAGCGATATGGCCCGAATCGTGTTCGGAATGAACCAGTCCCTCGACGGCTATGTGGACCACACGGCGTTCGCGCCGGGCCCCGTGCTTTTCCGCCATTTCATCGGTGAGGCTCAGGCGCAGTCGGGATCCCTCTACGGCCGCCGGATGTACGAGATCATGCGCTACTGGGACGAGGATCACCCGGAGTGGAATGCCGACGAGCGCGCCTTCGCGGCCGCCTGGCGGAAACAGCCGAAGTGGGTCGTCTCGCGCACGCTCCAGTCGGTCGGTCCCAACGCCAGGCTCGTCGCCGACCCGCTCGAGCGGGCGGTCCGGGAGCTGAAGACCGGGCTCGAGGGCGAGATCGAAGTCGCCGGTCCATCCCTGGCGAACAGCCTCACCGATCTGGGCCTGATCGACGAGTACCGAATCTACCTGCATCCCGTCGTGCTCGGTCACGGAAAGCCCTACTTCGCCGGACCACGCCCGCCGCTTCGCCTCGAGGCGCACGAACGCATGGACGAGTCGGTGATCCGCCTGACCTACGTTCCTGCCTGAGCGGGGCCCTCAGCCGACGAGCGCCGTGAAGTCCTCGAACGGCGTGACGCACGGCCGGCCCTGCGCGTGCCGGTAGGAGATCTCTCCGGCCGCGAGCCACAGCGTCGCGGCCGAGACCGTCGGCGCGCGGCCTTCGTGCAGGCAGAAAGCCGGTGCGGATCCGCCGCCGTGGGACGAAAGGATCGCCGCGAGGCGCTTCTCGGCCTCGGCGCGTGACGGCGAGCGCAGGTCCGCCAGCCGCTTCAGCGCCCAGGTCGCGCGCGGATCGGCGGCGTCGTCCAGCTCGAAGTGCGTGATCGCGTGCCAGCCCGCCGGGATGGACGCGAGCGCCGGCTTCTGTCCCGCGCGGATCGACAGGTGCCAGGACTCCGAGGGCGAGAGCCAGACCAGCGAACACGGCGCGTAGTGCCCGATCGCCGCCTCGGCGAGCGCCCGCTCGCGGGGATCCGGCGCGCTCGCCACGTCCAGCGTCAGCAACCCGCGCGAGCGCCGGCCCGGCTTGCCAGGCGTCGGGTCGCGGCGATTGAGCAGCATCGCGACGCCCGGCTCGCCGTGACCCGTGCGCGCGCGAACGGCCAGCCAGGTGCCGCCCGCTATGGCGTCGCGACCACCCGCCACGAGCGGTTCGCGCGCGAGCACCCGCGGGGGTTCGCTCGGGCGAGCGGGATCCTCGTCCCGGTTGGTCGCGAGGACGACAGTCCCTGGCCCGCAGACGTGGAGCCCGAAGACGAGCGTGCACATGGCGCGTGACGGTAGCGCGCGGCGGGCGCGGGCGCGAACCGATGGCGGCGCGGCGAGAGCCGCGGGGGGGCGTGGCGGGCCGCGGGAACCGCGGTGCGGGGGCGCTCCCGGCGAAGTTGGGGCTTTCGCTCCGTCCACGGCGCCGCGTACGCTCTCCGGGCGCGGCACTCCGCCCGCGATCGAG
This window contains:
- a CDS encoding dihydrofolate reductase family protein, translating into MARIVFGMNQSLDGYVDHTAFAPGPVLFRHFIGEAQAQSGSLYGRRMYEIMRYWDEDHPEWNADERAFAAAWRKQPKWVVSRTLQSVGPNARLVADPLERAVRELKTGLEGEIEVAGPSLANSLTDLGLIDEYRIYLHPVVLGHGKPYFAGPRPPLRLEAHERMDESVIRLTYVPA
- a CDS encoding NRDE family protein codes for the protein MCTLVFGLHVCGPGTVVLATNRDEDPARPSEPPRVLAREPLVAGGRDAIAGGTWLAVRARTGHGEPGVAMLLNRRDPTPGKPGRRSRGLLTLDVASAPDPRERALAEAAIGHYAPCSLVWLSPSESWHLSIRAGQKPALASIPAGWHAITHFELDDAADPRATWALKRLADLRSPSRAEAEKRLAAILSSHGGGSAPAFCLHEGRAPTVSAATLWLAAGEISYRHAQGRPCVTPFEDFTALVG